The Sandaracinobacteroides saxicola nucleotide sequence TACTGCGCATCCAAAAACAGGACACGCACATGTTCGCGGGCACTGTGCCCTTGCACAAGCCGCAGATAATCGATCAGCGATTCGGAATTGTCCAAGACTGGTCGATCATCGATCCTTGCTTTGGTCACAGAAAAGAGAAGATCCTTTAGCCGTTGAAGGATCGCGATCTCCGATCGTGTTGCACCATGCATCGCTAAGAGGCCATGCGACGCGGTAATGGCGCGCGCGCCGCCGCCCAGAGACCGCACCAAATGCCGGGCTGTCGCACCGGTTGTGCCGGCATTGCAAAGCAACTCGATTGCCATAGCATCAGCACTGGTTAATGGATCGCTGATGGCTGTGCAGGGGTAGTGCTTGGTGAAGCTATCTTGGCGCTCAAATGTCATGGAAATATCAGCCATGGTGTTTTCCTTGATTCGCGCCATGTGCCGAGTGCCAGTGCGACAAGGACCGGATAGGCCCAGATAGCAATGCTGTCGGCATAAACGAGCGGGTTTGGAACCGGGGAAATGTGCAGCGCGTGGATCAGCACTGATTCGCTTTGAAAGGCAGTTGCATATAGGGGCCAAAAACGATTGGCGGTAAACGCAATTCCTCCAAAGCTTACCATCACTCCCATGTCGATCAGGAGAATTCCCTTCTCCACCCTGTCGAACCCTGCACGGTCCGTGAATGGTGTCAGGAACGATGCTGCTAAGATGGTCACGACAGCAAGGCGCTCAGGGGCGCTGCCCTTCCAGACTGCGTAAAAGCAGATAGGAAACAAGACAGCGGCGAACAGGATTTCATTCCAAGTCATGCCTCTGCCCCGTCTCCAGACCGCCTCAAGCAGCCTGGTCCACTAGCCGCAAAGTAGGCGCAGACATGATGTGTCGGCGCCCAGGCTTATCGGAAAAACCGCCAAAAGCAACCGC carries:
- a CDS encoding JAB domain-containing protein, whose protein sequence is MADISMTFERQDSFTKHYPCTAISDPLTSADAMAIELLCNAGTTGATARHLVRSLGGGARAITASHGLLAMHGATRSEIAILQRLKDLLFSVTKARIDDRPVLDNSESLIDYLRLVQGHSAREHVRVLFLDAQYRLIKNHHISDGDAHQSLICQRQILGAALQCDASSLILVHNHPSGACTFSQKDIVATRSLVLAAHVVELDVLDHILVTSDDAASMRRDMPIVFCEGAARMADAEQLALAA